In Flavobacterium endoglycinae, one DNA window encodes the following:
- a CDS encoding winged helix-turn-helix transcriptional regulator: MKTIEKEILPTKQECTDSLKNVIDALYVLNGKWKIALILSLVQSPKRFNEILKQIDGISPKVLAKELKDLEFNGFIKRNVYETTSINIVYEATDYSLTLKSVIAELSAWGEQHREKIKQSMRK; encoded by the coding sequence ATGAAAACAATTGAAAAAGAAATACTTCCAACGAAACAAGAATGTACAGATTCTCTCAAAAATGTAATAGATGCTCTTTATGTTTTGAACGGAAAATGGAAGATTGCTTTAATTCTTTCTTTGGTACAATCTCCAAAACGTTTTAATGAAATTCTAAAGCAGATTGATGGAATATCACCAAAAGTTCTTGCTAAAGAACTTAAAGATTTAGAATTTAACGGTTTTATTAAACGAAATGTTTATGAAACAACTTCGATAAACATTGTTTACGAAGCTACAGATTACAGCTTAACATTAAAAAGTGTAATAGCCGAACTTAGCGCTTGGGGAGAGCAACATAGAGAAAAAATCAAACAAAGTATGAGAAAATAA
- a CDS encoding MBL fold metallo-hydrolase, translated as MKKRILKIIKRMFVVIAVLIVILSFSIWLYMQKDVFGGKPSEQNLVQIEKSSHYKNGEFQNINNTPTFAPGYGFWGEISKQFFDKSVPTQPSKPIPSVKRDLKNLPAENLLVWFGHSSSLLQINGKKILIDPVFSDNASPLPNSVKVFNGSNTYKVEDLPEIDYLLISHDHYDHLDYPTVLSLQKKVKTVLCGLGVGAHFERWGYPKNKIIEQDWNDSVSIEKDFTIHTLPARHKSGRGFKQNQTLWASFLINSPSLKVFYSGDGGYDTHFAEIGKKFGPIDIAIMENGQYNKAWHYIHMLPEETLMAGRDLKAKSLVPVHNSKFALARHTWNEPLSELTRLNEKYQIPLITPIIGEIVIFDTTKVFKQWWKNDSAN; from the coding sequence ATGAAAAAACGAATTTTAAAAATCATCAAGCGTATGTTTGTTGTCATTGCTGTGCTAATCGTAATCCTCAGCTTCTCTATTTGGCTTTATATGCAGAAAGATGTATTTGGAGGAAAACCTTCGGAACAAAATTTAGTACAAATTGAAAAATCATCTCATTATAAAAACGGAGAATTCCAAAATATTAATAACACACCTACATTTGCTCCCGGTTACGGATTCTGGGGCGAAATCAGCAAACAATTTTTTGATAAATCAGTACCTACTCAACCTTCAAAACCAATTCCGTCTGTCAAAAGAGATTTAAAAAATCTTCCTGCAGAGAATCTATTGGTGTGGTTCGGACATTCCTCTTCCCTATTACAAATCAATGGTAAAAAAATCCTGATCGATCCTGTTTTTAGTGACAATGCTTCTCCTCTGCCTAATAGCGTAAAAGTTTTTAATGGAAGCAATACTTATAAAGTTGAAGATTTACCAGAAATTGATTATCTGTTAATTTCACATGATCACTATGATCATTTGGATTATCCAACTGTTTTGTCTCTACAGAAAAAAGTAAAAACTGTACTCTGCGGATTGGGAGTTGGAGCGCATTTTGAACGTTGGGGATATCCAAAAAACAAAATTATCGAACAAGATTGGAATGATTCTGTTTCTATTGAAAAAGATTTTACCATTCATACACTTCCAGCCAGACATAAATCAGGACGTGGTTTTAAGCAAAACCAAACTTTATGGGCATCATTTTTAATCAACTCGCCTTCGCTAAAAGTTTTTTATAGCGGCGACGGCGGTTATGATACTCATTTTGCTGAAATTGGAAAAAAATTCGGACCAATTGATATAGCAATTATGGAAAACGGCCAATACAACAAAGCTTGGCATTATATTCATATGCTTCCCGAAGAAACTTTAATGGCAGGCCGAGACTTAAAAGCCAAAAGCCTTGTTCCGGTTCACAATTCAAAATTTGCTCTTGCCAGACATACTTGGAACGAACCTTTAAGTGAATTGACTCGATTGAATGAAAAATATCAGATACCACTTATTACACCCATTATTGGAGAAATAGTTATTTTTGATACTACTAAAGTTTTCAAACAATGGTGGAAAAATGACTCTGCCAATTAA
- a CDS encoding RNA polymerase sigma factor — protein sequence MDNKKFIINLKKGDEAAFKEAYFNYYDKLINIARRFNSSLFTPEDFVQETFIRLYNKRELLNEEVLFDKQIFVICKNIIINHVNRENKIISLDPNQVDVPQEESYSGIFEERQEKLQNFINQLPEQQQKIFTLHKLENLSYKEIAEITDLSEKTIANHIYLASKFIRKKIENH from the coding sequence ATGGACAATAAAAAGTTTATTATAAATCTAAAAAAAGGTGATGAAGCTGCGTTTAAGGAAGCGTATTTCAATTACTACGATAAACTGATAAACATTGCCAGACGTTTTAATTCTTCATTATTTACTCCTGAAGATTTTGTTCAGGAAACTTTCATCCGATTATACAACAAAAGAGAACTGCTTAACGAAGAGGTTTTGTTTGACAAACAGATATTTGTTATCTGCAAAAACATTATTATCAATCACGTTAACAGAGAAAACAAAATAATATCACTTGATCCGAATCAAGTTGACGTGCCGCAGGAAGAATCATATTCTGGAATTTTTGAAGAAAGACAAGAAAAACTACAAAATTTCATAAATCAGCTTCCAGAGCAACAGCAAAAAATCTTCACTTTACACAAACTGGAAAACCTTAGCTATAAGGAGATTGCAGAAATTACAGATCTTTCTGAAAAGACCATTGCCAATCACATTTATCTCGCCAGTAAATTTATTCGAAAAAAAATCGAAAACCATTAG
- a CDS encoding C1 domain-containing protein — MHIEAYKTNVRTKKDASLLVALLQFVISDCIINFDRRGRENILKIETNRDVKEMVYGVFTKQGFQCQII, encoded by the coding sequence ATGCATATCGAAGCTTATAAAACGAATGTTAGAACAAAGAAAGATGCAAGTTTACTTGTTGCACTTTTACAGTTCGTGATTTCTGACTGTATCATCAATTTCGATCGTAGGGGACGTGAAAATATCCTGAAAATCGAAACCAACAGAGACGTTAAAGAAATGGTATATGGTGTTTTTACAAAACAAGGATTTCAGTGCCAAATCATCTAA
- a CDS encoding TonB-dependent receptor, translating into MKHIISACFFLFSLCMSAQNVTVTVDQNVTLKEFFKQIENQTDFKFAFTDQIDTNQKYFTKKSTYKNIEIEKLITELNKNASIQFSIVGSNIFVKQKSHPVKASKKKSWLTGQVLDDDRQAVIGANVYVKELEVGAVTDINGKFSIEIPNGSYTVSISYIGFKNREKHITVSDNTTLIINIESDSQELEQVVVTGNKAVDIKTTQMSVNRLSMQEIKRIPVAMGEPDPLKSILTLPGVTNAGEASSGFNVRGGAADQNLILLDGAPVYADSHMFGFFSIFNADIVNGLDLYKGGIPSKFGGRVSSVLDVTQQTGDFEEYKVNGGIGIISSRLLVQGPLQKEKGSFILSGRASYAHLFMKLADNKNSAMFYDLNAKLNYRFDANNTLSFSGYFGNDVFDINDRFASTYGSTMGILSWKHKFSDRLNSNLSTFYSDYRFNLEIPIESFKWDSNIQSYGLKYNWNYQQSEKFKISYGIDGLYYNFNPGVVKPTSSDSQFNYKQLDKKYALETSAYLDFENQITKKLNFRYGLRYSTFYRLGAEAISTYENGQAVVYNPLYKIYEEGTPTGTINYKKGQAISTFNNFEPRAALSYAFNDNSSLKASYNRMAQYIHILSNTQSPLPMSIWTPSGPFTKPQLLDQYAMGYFRNFKDGDYSLETELFYKNVQNRIDYIDGADVLANNNIEQVILNGKARSYGLELLFRKNTGVFTGWVSYTLSRAEQKTPGRNAEEPGVANGDWYLSGYDKMHNLSIVGSYELNPKWSFNGNFTLQSGQPVTYANGYYEFGGIHVPNYSLRNENRLPLFHHLDVAATYTPKPDKKKGWQSYWVFSLYNIYNRKNAASMTFTTNEDTGANETRRLSIFGIVPGISYNFKF; encoded by the coding sequence ATGAAGCATATAATTTCAGCATGCTTTTTTTTATTCAGTTTATGTATGTCTGCTCAGAACGTTACAGTAACTGTAGATCAAAATGTAACCTTAAAAGAATTCTTTAAGCAGATTGAGAATCAAACTGATTTCAAGTTTGCTTTTACAGATCAAATTGATACCAATCAAAAATACTTTACAAAAAAAAGCACGTATAAGAATATCGAAATCGAGAAACTTATTACTGAACTCAACAAAAATGCCTCTATTCAATTTTCTATTGTAGGCAGCAATATTTTTGTAAAACAAAAATCGCATCCTGTCAAAGCTTCGAAAAAAAAAAGCTGGCTGACAGGTCAGGTTCTTGATGATGATAGACAAGCCGTTATTGGCGCTAATGTTTATGTGAAAGAACTTGAAGTTGGTGCCGTAACGGATATTAACGGAAAATTCAGTATTGAAATTCCAAATGGAAGTTACACCGTTTCGATTAGTTACATTGGATTTAAAAACAGAGAAAAACACATTACAGTTTCAGACAATACAACGCTTATCATCAATATCGAATCAGACAGTCAGGAATTAGAACAAGTCGTAGTTACCGGAAACAAAGCCGTTGATATTAAAACCACTCAAATGAGTGTAAACCGACTTTCGATGCAGGAAATTAAACGTATTCCTGTTGCGATGGGAGAACCTGATCCTTTAAAATCGATTTTAACATTGCCAGGAGTTACCAATGCTGGAGAAGCTTCTTCAGGATTCAATGTACGTGGCGGAGCTGCAGATCAAAATTTGATTCTTTTAGATGGAGCTCCTGTCTATGCAGATTCGCATATGTTTGGTTTCTTTTCAATTTTCAATGCCGATATTGTAAATGGTTTAGATTTATACAAAGGTGGAATCCCATCAAAATTTGGAGGACGTGTTTCGTCTGTTTTAGATGTTACACAACAAACTGGAGATTTTGAAGAATACAAAGTAAATGGAGGAATCGGAATTATTTCGAGCCGTCTTTTAGTTCAAGGGCCATTACAAAAAGAAAAAGGTTCTTTTATCCTTTCTGGGCGTGCTTCGTATGCGCATTTGTTTATGAAATTGGCCGACAATAAAAACTCGGCTATGTTCTATGATTTGAACGCCAAGTTAAACTATCGTTTTGATGCCAATAATACTTTATCTTTTTCAGGTTATTTTGGAAATGATGTATTTGATATTAACGATCGTTTTGCCAGTACTTATGGCAGCACAATGGGAATTTTAAGCTGGAAACATAAATTTTCAGATCGTTTAAACAGTAATTTATCTACTTTCTACAGTGATTACAGATTCAATCTAGAAATACCAATTGAAAGCTTCAAATGGGACAGTAACATTCAGAGTTACGGATTAAAATACAATTGGAATTATCAGCAGTCGGAAAAATTTAAAATCAGTTATGGTATTGATGGATTGTATTACAATTTTAATCCGGGAGTTGTAAAACCTACAAGTTCAGATTCGCAGTTTAATTACAAACAACTGGACAAAAAATATGCTTTAGAAACTTCGGCTTATCTTGATTTTGAAAATCAAATTACTAAGAAATTGAATTTCCGTTATGGACTTCGCTACAGTACATTTTATCGCTTAGGTGCAGAAGCAATCAGCACTTACGAAAATGGTCAGGCAGTTGTATATAATCCGTTATATAAAATTTATGAAGAAGGAACGCCAACTGGAACCATCAATTATAAAAAGGGTCAGGCGATTAGTACTTTTAATAATTTCGAACCACGTGCTGCTTTATCGTATGCTTTCAATGACAATAGTTCGTTAAAAGCAAGTTACAACAGAATGGCGCAGTATATTCATATTTTATCGAATACACAGTCACCATTGCCAATGAGTATCTGGACACCAAGCGGACCATTTACAAAACCTCAGCTTTTAGACCAGTATGCAATGGGGTATTTCAGAAATTTCAAAGATGGTGATTACTCTTTAGAAACCGAATTATTTTATAAAAATGTCCAAAATCGTATTGATTATATTGACGGTGCTGATGTTTTGGCTAACAACAATATTGAGCAGGTTATTTTAAACGGAAAAGCCAGATCGTATGGTTTGGAATTGTTATTCAGAAAAAATACAGGTGTTTTCACCGGATGGGTTTCATATACGCTTTCAAGAGCCGAACAGAAAACGCCTGGAAGAAATGCCGAAGAACCAGGAGTTGCAAATGGCGACTGGTATTTATCTGGATATGATAAAATGCATAATTTAAGCATTGTAGGAAGTTACGAATTGAACCCGAAATGGTCTTTTAATGGTAATTTCACTTTACAATCTGGTCAGCCTGTAACGTATGCAAATGGTTATTATGAATTTGGAGGAATTCATGTTCCAAATTATTCTTTAAGAAATGAAAACCGATTACCGCTTTTCCACCATCTTGATGTTGCGGCCACTTATACGCCAAAACCCGATAAAAAGAAAGGATGGCAAAGCTACTGGGTATTCAGTCTTTACAATATTTACAACCGAAAAAATGCAGCTTCTATGACTTTTACAACTAATGAAGATACTGGAGCAAATGAAACGAGAAGACTTTCTATTTTCGGGATTGTACCTGGAATTTCTTATAATTTTAAATTTTAA
- a CDS encoding FMN-dependent NADH-azoreductase has product MKHILHVISSIQGNESYSKKLGNAIIEKIQQKYDGSTVEELNLTEKEIPHLDAEFLGKLFTPSNLFNSDKKQSIHFADDFLKQLQNADIIVIGAPLYNFTIPSQLKSWIDYITRPGITFGYGEDGRPIGLVTGKKIYIAMASGGIYSEGPDKVNDFVVPYLQAFLGFLGMTDLTAFRAEGLKVAGIKELAMEKAIKSIVID; this is encoded by the coding sequence ATGAAACACATTCTTCATGTAATATCCAGTATTCAGGGTAACGAATCATACAGCAAAAAACTAGGAAACGCCATTATCGAGAAAATTCAACAAAAATATGACGGAAGCACTGTCGAAGAATTAAATTTGACAGAAAAGGAAATTCCACATTTGGATGCTGAATTTCTTGGAAAATTATTTACTCCATCGAATTTATTTAACTCAGACAAAAAACAATCCATTCATTTTGCAGACGATTTTTTGAAACAATTACAAAATGCAGATATTATTGTAATTGGAGCTCCTCTTTATAACTTTACAATACCTTCTCAATTAAAATCTTGGATTGATTATATTACCAGACCTGGAATCACTTTTGGATATGGTGAAGATGGTCGTCCAATTGGATTAGTTACAGGAAAAAAAATCTATATTGCTATGGCTTCAGGTGGAATTTATTCTGAAGGACCGGATAAAGTTAACGATTTTGTGGTTCCTTATTTACAAGCTTTTTTAGGCTTTCTAGGAATGACAGATTTAACTGCTTTCCGTGCCGAAGGACTTAAAGTTGCCGGAATAAAAGAGCTAGCAATGGAAAAAGCGATTAAGAGTATTGTAATAGATTAG
- a CDS encoding FecR family protein, producing the protein MDKEKLDEEFEKLWNETPASHSNAEKKASWEQFHSKTFAPKKKKFKPWRYYAAAAVLLFVLIGTGIYFNGESPSENIVLAGNVIENTTSTIKHIVLPDNSKVELSPNSKISFGDNFALNRKVEIDGEAHFKVTKDKQHPFQVFCDETTTTVLGTCFTVKESENEEIIVELFEGSVQMNVKGQDQKWILKPGEKFTYANQTASVTEFSRFIDFDNEKLAVISSYIEENYGYKAILPKGYQNQKITIRINKKEDLKTIVQLISEMYNLNYEINEELKQITFQ; encoded by the coding sequence ATGGACAAGGAAAAATTAGACGAAGAGTTTGAAAAATTATGGAATGAAACTCCTGCTTCACATTCAAACGCAGAAAAAAAAGCCTCATGGGAACAATTTCATTCGAAAACTTTTGCTCCAAAGAAAAAGAAGTTTAAACCGTGGCGCTATTACGCAGCAGCGGCAGTATTGCTTTTTGTTTTGATTGGAACGGGCATTTATTTTAACGGAGAATCGCCGTCTGAGAATATTGTTCTTGCCGGAAATGTAATCGAAAATACTACTTCTACAATAAAACACATCGTATTACCCGATAATTCAAAAGTAGAACTGAGTCCAAATTCTAAAATTTCCTTTGGCGATAATTTTGCCCTAAACCGAAAAGTTGAAATTGACGGTGAAGCACATTTCAAAGTAACAAAAGACAAACAGCATCCGTTTCAGGTTTTTTGTGATGAAACAACCACTACTGTTTTAGGAACTTGTTTTACAGTTAAGGAATCTGAAAATGAAGAAATTATAGTCGAGCTTTTTGAAGGAAGTGTTCAGATGAATGTAAAAGGCCAGGATCAAAAATGGATTTTAAAACCGGGCGAAAAATTTACGTATGCAAACCAAACTGCTTCGGTAACTGAATTCAGTCGTTTTATTGATTTTGACAATGAAAAACTGGCTGTTATCAGTTCTTATATTGAGGAAAATTACGGTTATAAAGCGATACTTCCGAAGGGATATCAAAACCAAAAAATCACCATCAGAATCAATAAAAAAGAAGACCTAAAAACAATTGTACAATTAATATCAGAAATGTATAACCTAAATTATGAAATAAATGAAGAATTGAAACAGATCACTTTTCAATAA
- a CDS encoding type 1 glutamine amidotransferase, producing MKVHFIQHETFEASGAYLQWAENRNYEISFSKVYENDILPDTADFIDLLIVMGGPQSPITSVEECPHFNAEAEMNLIRKCISAGKAVVGVCLESQLIGEALGTSFDHSPEKEIGVFPITLTEAGFEDEKTNHFGSSLNVGHWHNDMPGLTKESKILAASEGCPRQIIRYSDLVYGFQCHMELTTEVVSLLIDSEEDLLEKSSKYKFVQSPETILSYDYTKMNQKLFQFLDKLVSAYKN from the coding sequence ATGAAAGTACATTTTATACAGCACGAAACATTTGAAGCATCAGGCGCTTATCTTCAATGGGCAGAAAATAGAAACTATGAAATTTCTTTTTCTAAAGTTTATGAAAATGATATTCTGCCAGATACCGCAGATTTTATAGATCTGCTAATTGTTATGGGCGGACCTCAAAGTCCAATCACTTCAGTTGAAGAATGTCCGCATTTTAATGCTGAAGCCGAAATGAATTTAATTCGAAAATGTATTTCGGCAGGAAAAGCAGTTGTTGGAGTTTGTTTAGAATCGCAATTGATTGGAGAAGCTTTAGGAACTTCCTTTGATCATAGTCCTGAAAAAGAAATCGGTGTTTTTCCAATAACATTAACCGAAGCTGGTTTTGAAGACGAAAAAACAAATCATTTTGGAAGTTCCTTAAATGTAGGACATTGGCACAATGATATGCCCGGTTTAACAAAAGAAAGCAAAATTCTGGCTGCGAGTGAAGGCTGTCCAAGACAAATTATTCGATATTCTGATTTGGTTTATGGCTTTCAATGCCACATGGAATTAACTACAGAAGTTGTATCGCTTTTAATTGACAGTGAAGAAGATTTATTAGAAAAAAGCAGTAAATATAAATTTGTTCAAAGTCCCGAAACTATTTTATCTTATGATTATACAAAGATGAATCAAAAGCTGTTTCAGTTTCTGGATAAACTTGTATCGGCTTATAAAAACTAA
- a CDS encoding helix-turn-helix domain-containing protein → MRLTEIKSCYIGPEISPEQFISEHFFLYLAKGTIEGYDGISKYSLKSGEYCIVRKNHLARYNKQKENGEFEKVVMILDTEFLKSFMTKHQIKAQRYEDGASFFLLKNTNLIPNFILSLMPYYNDGGEIDDTFADLKREELLLILLKENPELKDILFDFAPPQKIDLKAYMNRNYKFNISMERFAYLTGRSISAFKRDFASIFSDTPSRWLIQRRLQEGYFLIEKKQKKPSDIYLDLGFEDLSHFSFAFKKKYGITPTDILKSIKKI, encoded by the coding sequence ATGAGACTTACAGAAATCAAAAGTTGTTATATAGGTCCAGAAATATCTCCTGAACAATTTATTTCGGAACATTTCTTTTTGTATCTCGCAAAAGGCACGATCGAGGGTTATGACGGCATTAGTAAATACAGCTTAAAAAGTGGCGAATATTGTATTGTGCGAAAAAATCATTTGGCACGTTACAATAAACAAAAAGAAAATGGCGAATTTGAAAAAGTAGTCATGATTTTGGATACTGAATTTCTAAAGTCTTTTATGACCAAACATCAAATAAAAGCACAGCGTTATGAAGATGGTGCGTCATTTTTTCTATTAAAAAATACCAATTTGATTCCGAATTTCATTCTTTCATTAATGCCATATTACAATGACGGAGGCGAAATTGACGATACTTTTGCAGATCTAAAACGCGAAGAACTGCTTTTGATTCTCTTAAAAGAAAACCCAGAATTAAAAGACATCCTTTTTGATTTTGCTCCGCCACAAAAGATCGATTTAAAAGCATACATGAATCGGAATTACAAATTCAATATCAGTATGGAGCGTTTCGCTTATCTTACCGGAAGAAGTATTTCGGCTTTTAAACGTGATTTTGCTTCTATTTTTTCAGATACGCCAAGCCGTTGGTTAATTCAGAGAAGACTTCAGGAAGGTTATTTCTTAATTGAGAAAAAACAAAAGAAACCTTCGGATATTTATCTGGATCTTGGTTTTGAAGATCTCTCTCATTTTTCTTTTGCATTCAAAAAGAAATATGGCATTACACCAACTGATATTTTAAAATCGATTAAAAAAATATAA